One window of the Strix uralensis isolate ZFMK-TIS-50842 chromosome 3, bStrUra1, whole genome shotgun sequence genome contains the following:
- the NHSL1 gene encoding NHS-like protein 1 isoform X9 — protein sequence MVVFINTKLKSLMKLFKRKTVSNLDEESRWTVHYTAPWHQQENVFLPSSRPPCVEDLHRQAKLNLKSVLRECDKLRRDGYRSSQYYSQGPTFSSSSSAICGSYQDDYEEIEQKCPVSSPEEEKLITIKRPKTPVSNELSDINTQTNWTKSLPLPTPEEKMRQQAQAVQTDVVPINVTGENFDRQASIRRSLIYTDTVVRRPKKVKRRKTITGIPDNIQKELAVGTGQSDFRGHSMYVPDHCSTLGRLDSYRSAMQRSETKDTSCQTEEVKVVPPSMRRIRAQKGQGIAAQMSQFSSSSGNMSVMSDSAAVIFASRQNSDIGFHSLPRAGARVSLQSLEQTQSISRQTEDVAGTLPHQISKLQVDDSVVHLRNNPTPGTLSRPKSQEVRSYDNEKSASPACVVSPHATYSTSIIPNATLSSSSEVIVIHTAQSVGSLDSKITSSTAYPKPRDNFVASSAVSGKEDHHSSSGNWSESSSTRHSQTSDTIPSNTVMMLSLGDSAVSLSTPGNAEGGSQSMSYSCRNNLALPTPSQDSDGRSESSYSGEQAQAAVNSTEHWLYKSAESSETASCKVVCTTPGCATPGSNLSSSSLERTSVRDDSTSLYSMDHDGYYGSMHMDSGLKSDMPCNSANGFGNPRDSVVNVFEGKEKKHQDDQSGKGDKSLARNISLKKAKKPPLPPSRTDSLRRMPKKKAQSNGQVLDETLIATLQHSLQLNLKCKNGSSPSQSPCSDYEDPWVLRSRSQSSVSASSSMMSTTAPNLYSICTVTPSQSETSSIKSEYADQWGYYSDYAAVADDQVKSPVTHSASTSSALSDYSISHFSDGSRASVPQVPSGLAKPKSTSPEKSHRVTSPSSGYSSQSNTPTALTPVPVFLKPASSGNGKSKLKPKVPERKSSLLSSVSMSSSSTSLSSNTSTEGSVSVKKLDPTLSSPPDSGAPPPPPPLPTPPLHCPKLSPPLPPPPPPAEVMDLSPLPASPTFPPPPPEADVNSSFAQTVPWFPQEASINSFSSPVPPPPTFPLAVPPPAPPLDPKLTKGATICPQYSFKKRNQEDSCYSPVKQPLNKQDASRPVMPLVTTKALQMVQLRSVKKVTEGEPSPESASETTSQEKGSVNTSSQSSLQPSLSLRLSSSLGEEEMKTQGTSFKNSVQTLARGSPLILSDNIPALDSDQKPASAVGLSKSFESDALGTAAEDTPESSVQSEDLHSGMSLQGSPASPDKTQVILPSKKPPPISKKPKLFLVVPPPQLDLTVEKIAEVSDTVRSTSSPTKRDAVLAHCEEARNCLTDGLSSSEMDSGSLVPEGGAAGFTFSETVGANAFVVQPAASPVQEEPRQEEQSAFDEGSSSGSSQDSGSNTDGHLSQENESVEVFESDTANSSFLPSNSYGEETDGVATPARPRTTEDLFAAIHRSKRKVLGRKDSEDDRTRNHSPSPPVTPTGASPTLATLKQAGSIQRSVRKSSTSNDNFKALLLKKGSRCDTSSRMSAAEMLKNTDPRFHRTKTDASPDLSDSPTSCSPSKSKRAQEEWAKSEGLMPRSMSFSGTRYGRSRTPPSAASSKYNVRNRIQSSPMTVISEGDGEVVEQSEGRVRRTLEEQQERQLDMFNSDELDMNDFPYAEEAGCKETLDPTHLDLMTQPGTSRKYLSPSAEES from the exons AGTGTGACAAGCTGCGGCGGGATGGCTACCGGAGCTCACAGTATTACTCTCAGGGTCCCACCTTCTCCTCGTCCTCCAGTGCAATCTGTGGAAGTTACCAGGATGATTATGAAGAAATTGAACAAAAG TGTCCTGTCTCTTCcccagaagaagaaaagcttaTTACCATCAAAAGGCCTAAAACTCCAGTTTCAAATGAGTTATCAGATATCAACACTCAAACCAACTGGACTAAGTCACTCCCACTGCCAACACCTGAAGAGAAAATGCGACAGCAAGCACAGGCAGTCCAAACAGATGTGGTTCCTATTAATGTGACTG GGGAGAATTTCGACCGCCAAGCCAGCATTCGGCGGTCTCTAATTTACACAGACACGGTGGTAAGACGGCCGAAGAAAGTCAAAAGGAGAAAGACTATTACAGGAATCCCTGACAACATACAAAAGGAGCTAG CAGTTGGCACTGGCCAAAGTGATTTCCGAGGGCATTCGATGTATGTCCCAGATCACTGTTCCACGCTAGGGAGACTAGACAGCTATCGCTCTGCTATGCAGCGCTCTGAAACCAAGGACACCAGCTGCCAGACGGAGGAAGTTAAAGTTGTGCCCCCTTCAATGAGAAGAATACGAGCGCAGAAAGGACAAGGCATTGCAGCCCAGATGTCTCAGTTCTCCAGCTCATCTGGAAACATGTCAGTGATGAGTGATTCTGCTGCAGTTATATTTGCTTCTCGCCAAAATAGTGACATAGGTTTTCACAGCTTGCCTCGGGCTGGTGCAAGAGTGTCTCTGCAGTCCCTAGAGCAGACACAGAGCATCTCTAGACAGACAGAAGACGTCGCTGGCACTTTACCCCACCAGATAAGTAAATTGCAAGTGGATGATAGTGTTGTGCATCTGAGGAATAATCCCACGCCAGGGACCCTGTCGAGGCCAAAGTCTCAAGAGGTGAGAAGCTACGATAATGAAAAGTCCGCAAGCCCAGCATGTGTGGTCTCTCCGCATGCCACCTACTCAACGAGCATCATACCCAATGCAACACTGTCATCCTCCTCAGAAGTTATTGTTATTCATACTGCCCAGAGTGTTGGATCGTTGGATAGTAAAATTACCAGCTCCACTGCCTACCCAAAGCCAAGAGACAATTTTGTTGCTAGCAGTGCAGTTAGCGGTAAAGAAGATCACCATTCTTCAAGCGGTAACTGGAGTGAGAGTAGTTCCACACGTCACTCACAGACTTCAGATACCATCCCATCTAATACCGTCATGATGCTTTCTCTTGGTGACTCTGCTGTCTCTCTTAGCACTCCTGGAAATGCAGAGGGTGGGTCTCAGAGCATGAGCTATAGCTGTAGGAACAATCTTGCTTTACCAACCCCTTCCCAGGACAGTGATGGTAGGAGTGAATCCAGCTACTCAGGGGAGCAAGCACAAGCAGCAGTAAACAGCACAGAGCACTGGCTGTACAAGTCTGCAGAAAGCAGTGAGACTGCTTCATGCAAGGTGGTTTGTACCACACCAGGCTGTGCCACTCCCGGCAGcaacctcagcagcagcagcctggagaggacTTCGGTCAGGGATGATTCTACTTCTTTGTATTCTATGGACCATGATGGTTATTACGGTTCCATGCATATGGACTCTGGACTGAAGTCAGACATGCCATGCAATAGTGCTAACGGTTTTGGGAACCCCAGGGACAGCGTGGTAAATGTCtttgaaggaaaggagaagaaacatcAGGATGACCAGTCAGGCAAAGGTGACAAATCCCTTGCAAGAAACATCTCTCTGAAGAAGGCAAAGAAGCCACCTTTGCCACCATCCAGAACCGACTCACTCAGAAGGATGCCCAAGAAAAAAGCCCAGTCCAATGGACAGGTACTTGATGAAACCCTCATTGCCACCCTCCAGCATTCTCTGCAGCTGAATCTCAAGTGCAAAAATGGCAGCTCCCCTTCCCAGAGCCCCTGCAGTGATTATGAGGATCCCTGGGTGTTGCGCTCCCGCAGCCAGAGCTCAGTCAGTGCAAGCAGCAGCATGATGTCCACTACTGCCCCAAACCTGTACTCCATCTGCACAGTCACTCCCTCTCAGAGTGAAACAAGTAGCATCAAGTCGGAGTACGCTGACCAGTGGGGTTACTACAGTGACTATGCCGCAGTGGCAGATGACCAGGTAAAATCTCCAGTGACCCATTCTGCCAGTACATCATCAGCTCTCAGCGATTACAGCATCAGCCACTTCAGTGATGGCTCAAGGGCTTCTGTGCCACAAGTGCCCAGTGGACTGGCCAAACCAAAGAGCACTTCTCCGGAGAAATCCCACCGAGTCACATCGCCATCGAGTGGGTACTCCAGCCAGTCCAATACACCCACTGCGCTTACTCCAGtgcctgtatttttaaaacctgCATCATCAGGAAATGGGAAATCTAAGCTGAAGCCTAAAGTGCCTGAAAGGAAATCCTCTCTTCTGTCTTCAGTCTCCATGTCTTCATCCTCCACTTCTCTTTCTTCAAATACATCTACTGAAGGGAGTGTGAGTGTGAAGAAATTGGACCCCACCCTGAGCTCTCCTCCGGattctggagcacctcctccaccacctcctcttCCAACACCTCCGCTGCATTGCCCCAAactttctcctccccttccccctcctcctcctccagcagaagTAATGGATCTGTCACCATTGCCAGCCTCTCCCACGTTCCCCCCTCCTCCGCCAGAAGCTGATGTAAATTCTTCCTTTGCCCAGACTGTCCCATGGTTTCCACAAGAAGCCTCCATCAATTCGTTCTCTtcccctgttcctcctcctcctactTTCCCCTTAGCTgtcccaccaccagcaccacctcTTGATCCCAAGCTAACAAAAGGTGCAACAATATGCCCACAGTATTCTTTTAAGAAACGTAACCAGGAAGATTCTTGCTACAGTCCAGTGAAACAGCCACTCAACAAGCAAGATGCATCAAGACCTGTGATGCCCTTAGTAACTACCAAAGCATTGCAAATGGTGCAGCTGAGGTCTGTGAAAAAAGTGACAGAAGGTGAGCCATCACCTGAATCTGCTTCTGAAACCACGTCTCAGGAAAAGGGTAGTGTAAATACATCATCGCAGTCTTCCCTACAGCCATCTCTCTCACTAAGACTCAGTAGCAGCTTAGGCGAAGAGGAAATGAAAACTCAAGGCACTTCATTTAAAAACTCGGTTCAAACACTGGCTCGGGGTTCTCCTCTCATTCTCTCTGATAACATACCTGCGCTTGACAGCGATCAAAAGCCTGCGAGTGCGGTAGGTCTAAGCAAGTCTTTCGAATCTGATGCACTGGGGACAGCTGCTGAAGACACACCTGAGTCTTCAGTGCAGAGTGAAGACCTCCATTCTGGCATGTCACTTCAGGGGTCACCAGCATCTCCTGACAAGACTCAGGTCATACTGCCAAGCAAGAAACCACCTCCTATTTCAAAGAAACCCAAACTGTTCCTTGTTGTACCACCTCCACAGTTAGATCTTACAGTGGAGAAAATAGCTGAAGTGAGTGATACTGTCAGAAGCACATCAAGCCCAACTAAGAGAGACGCTGTGCTTGCACACTGCGAGGAGGCGAGAAATTGTCTTACAGATGGACTCAGTTCTAGCGAGATGGACTCTGGCAGCCTGGTTCCTGAGGGAGGAGCTGCCGGATTCACCTTCTCTGAGACAGTGGGAGCTAATGCCTTTGTGGTACAGCCTGCTGCATCACCAGTTCAAGAAGAAcccaggcaggaggagcagtCCGCTTTTGATGAGGGAAGCAGTTCAGGCAGCAGCCAAGACAGCGGCAGTAACACTGACGGGCACCTCTCTCAAGAGAACGAAAGTG TGGAGGTATTTGAATCGGATACAGCAAATAGTTCGTTCCTGCCGAGCAATAGTTATGGGGAAGAGACGGACGGAGTGGCAACACCAGCGAGACCAAGGACTACTGAGGATCTTTTTGCAGCCATTCACAG ATCCAAAAGGAAAGTCCTTGGCCGTAAAGATTCTGAAGACGACCGTACCCGCAACCATTCTCCGTCGCCCCCCGTAACTCCCACTGGTGCTTCCCCAACCTTAGCTACCCTCAAACAAGCTGGATCTATTCAGAGAAGTGTTCGCAAGAGCAGCACCAGCAACGACAACTTCAAagctctgctgctgaagaaaGGCAGCCGCTGTGACACCAGTTCCCGCATGTCTGCGGCGGAGATGTTGAAGAACACGGACCCGCGGTTCCACCGGACAAAGACAGATGCCTCCCCTGACCTTTCCGACAGCCCTACCAGCTGCTCACCCAGCAAGAGCAAACGGGCCCAGGAAGAGTGGGCCAAGAGTGAGGGCCTGATGCCAAGGAGCATGTCCTTCTCTGGCACTAGGTATGGGCGGTCACGAACACCcccctctgctgccagcagcaagTACAATGTCCGCAACCGCATCCAGAGCAGCCCCATGACCGTCATTAGTGAAGGAGATGGGGAGGTGGTGGAACAGTCAGAGGGCAGGGTCCGAAGGACTTTGGAAGAACAGCAAGAGAGGCAGCTTGATATGTTTAACAGTGATGAACTGGACATGAATGACTTTCCATATGCTGAGGAGGCAGGCTGCAAGGAGACCTTGGATCCAACCCATCTAGACTTAATGACTCAACCAGGTACTTCAAGGAAGTATCTAAGCCCTTCAGCTGAAGAAAGTTAA
- the NHSL1 gene encoding NHS-like protein 1 isoform X5 — protein sequence MVGCLGRSKWQPSCNDDEEEELIPLYSSEMGNTHTKLPGRLKKKLLSKDDNSFWPTVSNLDEESRWTVHYTAPWHQQENVFLPSSRPPCVEDLHRQAKLNLKSVLRECDKLRRDGYRSSQYYSQGPTFSSSSSAICGSYQDDYEEIEQKSSLLDCISRSCISACCNLIPWSKKCPVSSPEEEKLITIKRPKTPVSNELSDINTQTNWTKSLPLPTPEEKMRQQAQAVQTDVVPINVTGENFDRQASIRRSLIYTDTVVRRPKKVKRRKTITGIPDNIQKELAVGTGQSDFRGHSMYVPDHCSTLGRLDSYRSAMQRSETKDTSCQTEEVKVVPPSMRRIRAQKGQGIAAQMSQFSSSSGNMSVMSDSAAVIFASRQNSDIGFHSLPRAGARVSLQSLEQTQSISRQTEDVAGTLPHQISKLQVDDSVVHLRNNPTPGTLSRPKSQEVRSYDNEKSASPACVVSPHATYSTSIIPNATLSSSSEVIVIHTAQSVGSLDSKITSSTAYPKPRDNFVASSAVSGKEDHHSSSGNWSESSSTRHSQTSDTIPSNTVMMLSLGDSAVSLSTPGNAEGGSQSMSYSCRNNLALPTPSQDSDGRSESSYSGEQAQAAVNSTEHWLYKSAESSETASCKVVCTTPGCATPGSNLSSSSLERTSVRDDSTSLYSMDHDGYYGSMHMDSGLKSDMPCNSANGFGNPRDSVVNVFEGKEKKHQDDQSGKGDKSLARNISLKKAKKPPLPPSRTDSLRRMPKKKAQSNGQVLDETLIATLQHSLQLNLKCKNGSSPSQSPCSDYEDPWVLRSRSQSSVSASSSMMSTTAPNLYSICTVTPSQSETSSIKSEYADQWGYYSDYAAVADDQVKSPVTHSASTSSALSDYSISHFSDGSRASVPQVPSGLAKPKSTSPEKSHRVTSPSSGYSSQSNTPTALTPVPVFLKPASSGNGKSKLKPKVPERKSSLLSSVSMSSSSTSLSSNTSTEGSVSVKKLDPTLSSPPDSGAPPPPPPLPTPPLHCPKLSPPLPPPPPPAEVMDLSPLPASPTFPPPPPEADVNSSFAQTVPWFPQEASINSFSSPVPPPPTFPLAVPPPAPPLDPKLTKGATICPQYSFKKRNQEDSCYSPVKQPLNKQDASRPVMPLVTTKALQMVQLRSVKKVTEGEPSPESASETTSQEKGSVNTSSQSSLQPSLSLRLSSSLGEEEMKTQGTSFKNSVQTLARGSPLILSDNIPALDSDQKPASAVGLSKSFESDALGTAAEDTPESSVQSEDLHSGMSLQGSPASPDKTQVILPSKKPPPISKKPKLFLVVPPPQLDLTVEKIAEVSDTVRSTSSPTKRDAVLAHCEEARNCLTDGLSSSEMDSGSLVPEGGAAGFTFSETVGANAFVVQPAASPVQEEPRQEEQSAFDEGSSSGSSQDSGSNTDGHLSQENESVEVFESDTANSSFLPSNSYGEETDGVATPARPRTTEDLFAAIHRSKRKVLGRKDSEDDRTRNHSPSPPVTPTGASPTLATLKQAGSIQRSVRKSSTSNDNFKALLLKKGSRCDTSSRMSAAEMLKNTDPRFHRTKTDASPDLSDSPTSCSPSKSKRAQEEWAKSEGLMPRSMSFSGTRYGRSRTPPSAASSKYNVRNRIQSSPMTVISEGDGEVVEQSEGRVRRTLEEQQERQLDMFNSDELDMNDFPYAEEAGCKETLDPTHLDLMTQPGTSRKYLSPSAEES from the exons AGTGTGACAAGCTGCGGCGGGATGGCTACCGGAGCTCACAGTATTACTCTCAGGGTCCCACCTTCTCCTCGTCCTCCAGTGCAATCTGTGGAAGTTACCAGGATGATTATGAAGAAATTGAACAAAAG TCTAGTCTGTTAGACTGCATCTCTCGGTCTTGCATTAGCGCCTGCTGTAACTTGATTCCCTGGAGCAAAAAG TGTCCTGTCTCTTCcccagaagaagaaaagcttaTTACCATCAAAAGGCCTAAAACTCCAGTTTCAAATGAGTTATCAGATATCAACACTCAAACCAACTGGACTAAGTCACTCCCACTGCCAACACCTGAAGAGAAAATGCGACAGCAAGCACAGGCAGTCCAAACAGATGTGGTTCCTATTAATGTGACTG GGGAGAATTTCGACCGCCAAGCCAGCATTCGGCGGTCTCTAATTTACACAGACACGGTGGTAAGACGGCCGAAGAAAGTCAAAAGGAGAAAGACTATTACAGGAATCCCTGACAACATACAAAAGGAGCTAG CAGTTGGCACTGGCCAAAGTGATTTCCGAGGGCATTCGATGTATGTCCCAGATCACTGTTCCACGCTAGGGAGACTAGACAGCTATCGCTCTGCTATGCAGCGCTCTGAAACCAAGGACACCAGCTGCCAGACGGAGGAAGTTAAAGTTGTGCCCCCTTCAATGAGAAGAATACGAGCGCAGAAAGGACAAGGCATTGCAGCCCAGATGTCTCAGTTCTCCAGCTCATCTGGAAACATGTCAGTGATGAGTGATTCTGCTGCAGTTATATTTGCTTCTCGCCAAAATAGTGACATAGGTTTTCACAGCTTGCCTCGGGCTGGTGCAAGAGTGTCTCTGCAGTCCCTAGAGCAGACACAGAGCATCTCTAGACAGACAGAAGACGTCGCTGGCACTTTACCCCACCAGATAAGTAAATTGCAAGTGGATGATAGTGTTGTGCATCTGAGGAATAATCCCACGCCAGGGACCCTGTCGAGGCCAAAGTCTCAAGAGGTGAGAAGCTACGATAATGAAAAGTCCGCAAGCCCAGCATGTGTGGTCTCTCCGCATGCCACCTACTCAACGAGCATCATACCCAATGCAACACTGTCATCCTCCTCAGAAGTTATTGTTATTCATACTGCCCAGAGTGTTGGATCGTTGGATAGTAAAATTACCAGCTCCACTGCCTACCCAAAGCCAAGAGACAATTTTGTTGCTAGCAGTGCAGTTAGCGGTAAAGAAGATCACCATTCTTCAAGCGGTAACTGGAGTGAGAGTAGTTCCACACGTCACTCACAGACTTCAGATACCATCCCATCTAATACCGTCATGATGCTTTCTCTTGGTGACTCTGCTGTCTCTCTTAGCACTCCTGGAAATGCAGAGGGTGGGTCTCAGAGCATGAGCTATAGCTGTAGGAACAATCTTGCTTTACCAACCCCTTCCCAGGACAGTGATGGTAGGAGTGAATCCAGCTACTCAGGGGAGCAAGCACAAGCAGCAGTAAACAGCACAGAGCACTGGCTGTACAAGTCTGCAGAAAGCAGTGAGACTGCTTCATGCAAGGTGGTTTGTACCACACCAGGCTGTGCCACTCCCGGCAGcaacctcagcagcagcagcctggagaggacTTCGGTCAGGGATGATTCTACTTCTTTGTATTCTATGGACCATGATGGTTATTACGGTTCCATGCATATGGACTCTGGACTGAAGTCAGACATGCCATGCAATAGTGCTAACGGTTTTGGGAACCCCAGGGACAGCGTGGTAAATGTCtttgaaggaaaggagaagaaacatcAGGATGACCAGTCAGGCAAAGGTGACAAATCCCTTGCAAGAAACATCTCTCTGAAGAAGGCAAAGAAGCCACCTTTGCCACCATCCAGAACCGACTCACTCAGAAGGATGCCCAAGAAAAAAGCCCAGTCCAATGGACAGGTACTTGATGAAACCCTCATTGCCACCCTCCAGCATTCTCTGCAGCTGAATCTCAAGTGCAAAAATGGCAGCTCCCCTTCCCAGAGCCCCTGCAGTGATTATGAGGATCCCTGGGTGTTGCGCTCCCGCAGCCAGAGCTCAGTCAGTGCAAGCAGCAGCATGATGTCCACTACTGCCCCAAACCTGTACTCCATCTGCACAGTCACTCCCTCTCAGAGTGAAACAAGTAGCATCAAGTCGGAGTACGCTGACCAGTGGGGTTACTACAGTGACTATGCCGCAGTGGCAGATGACCAGGTAAAATCTCCAGTGACCCATTCTGCCAGTACATCATCAGCTCTCAGCGATTACAGCATCAGCCACTTCAGTGATGGCTCAAGGGCTTCTGTGCCACAAGTGCCCAGTGGACTGGCCAAACCAAAGAGCACTTCTCCGGAGAAATCCCACCGAGTCACATCGCCATCGAGTGGGTACTCCAGCCAGTCCAATACACCCACTGCGCTTACTCCAGtgcctgtatttttaaaacctgCATCATCAGGAAATGGGAAATCTAAGCTGAAGCCTAAAGTGCCTGAAAGGAAATCCTCTCTTCTGTCTTCAGTCTCCATGTCTTCATCCTCCACTTCTCTTTCTTCAAATACATCTACTGAAGGGAGTGTGAGTGTGAAGAAATTGGACCCCACCCTGAGCTCTCCTCCGGattctggagcacctcctccaccacctcctcttCCAACACCTCCGCTGCATTGCCCCAAactttctcctccccttccccctcctcctcctccagcagaagTAATGGATCTGTCACCATTGCCAGCCTCTCCCACGTTCCCCCCTCCTCCGCCAGAAGCTGATGTAAATTCTTCCTTTGCCCAGACTGTCCCATGGTTTCCACAAGAAGCCTCCATCAATTCGTTCTCTtcccctgttcctcctcctcctactTTCCCCTTAGCTgtcccaccaccagcaccacctcTTGATCCCAAGCTAACAAAAGGTGCAACAATATGCCCACAGTATTCTTTTAAGAAACGTAACCAGGAAGATTCTTGCTACAGTCCAGTGAAACAGCCACTCAACAAGCAAGATGCATCAAGACCTGTGATGCCCTTAGTAACTACCAAAGCATTGCAAATGGTGCAGCTGAGGTCTGTGAAAAAAGTGACAGAAGGTGAGCCATCACCTGAATCTGCTTCTGAAACCACGTCTCAGGAAAAGGGTAGTGTAAATACATCATCGCAGTCTTCCCTACAGCCATCTCTCTCACTAAGACTCAGTAGCAGCTTAGGCGAAGAGGAAATGAAAACTCAAGGCACTTCATTTAAAAACTCGGTTCAAACACTGGCTCGGGGTTCTCCTCTCATTCTCTCTGATAACATACCTGCGCTTGACAGCGATCAAAAGCCTGCGAGTGCGGTAGGTCTAAGCAAGTCTTTCGAATCTGATGCACTGGGGACAGCTGCTGAAGACACACCTGAGTCTTCAGTGCAGAGTGAAGACCTCCATTCTGGCATGTCACTTCAGGGGTCACCAGCATCTCCTGACAAGACTCAGGTCATACTGCCAAGCAAGAAACCACCTCCTATTTCAAAGAAACCCAAACTGTTCCTTGTTGTACCACCTCCACAGTTAGATCTTACAGTGGAGAAAATAGCTGAAGTGAGTGATACTGTCAGAAGCACATCAAGCCCAACTAAGAGAGACGCTGTGCTTGCACACTGCGAGGAGGCGAGAAATTGTCTTACAGATGGACTCAGTTCTAGCGAGATGGACTCTGGCAGCCTGGTTCCTGAGGGAGGAGCTGCCGGATTCACCTTCTCTGAGACAGTGGGAGCTAATGCCTTTGTGGTACAGCCTGCTGCATCACCAGTTCAAGAAGAAcccaggcaggaggagcagtCCGCTTTTGATGAGGGAAGCAGTTCAGGCAGCAGCCAAGACAGCGGCAGTAACACTGACGGGCACCTCTCTCAAGAGAACGAAAGTG TGGAGGTATTTGAATCGGATACAGCAAATAGTTCGTTCCTGCCGAGCAATAGTTATGGGGAAGAGACGGACGGAGTGGCAACACCAGCGAGACCAAGGACTACTGAGGATCTTTTTGCAGCCATTCACAG ATCCAAAAGGAAAGTCCTTGGCCGTAAAGATTCTGAAGACGACCGTACCCGCAACCATTCTCCGTCGCCCCCCGTAACTCCCACTGGTGCTTCCCCAACCTTAGCTACCCTCAAACAAGCTGGATCTATTCAGAGAAGTGTTCGCAAGAGCAGCACCAGCAACGACAACTTCAAagctctgctgctgaagaaaGGCAGCCGCTGTGACACCAGTTCCCGCATGTCTGCGGCGGAGATGTTGAAGAACACGGACCCGCGGTTCCACCGGACAAAGACAGATGCCTCCCCTGACCTTTCCGACAGCCCTACCAGCTGCTCACCCAGCAAGAGCAAACGGGCCCAGGAAGAGTGGGCCAAGAGTGAGGGCCTGATGCCAAGGAGCATGTCCTTCTCTGGCACTAGGTATGGGCGGTCACGAACACCcccctctgctgccagcagcaagTACAATGTCCGCAACCGCATCCAGAGCAGCCCCATGACCGTCATTAGTGAAGGAGATGGGGAGGTGGTGGAACAGTCAGAGGGCAGGGTCCGAAGGACTTTGGAAGAACAGCAAGAGAGGCAGCTTGATATGTTTAACAGTGATGAACTGGACATGAATGACTTTCCATATGCTGAGGAGGCAGGCTGCAAGGAGACCTTGGATCCAACCCATCTAGACTTAATGACTCAACCAGGTACTTCAAGGAAGTATCTAAGCCCTTCAGCTGAAGAAAGTTAA